The Paraburkholderia sp. ZP32-5 genome includes a window with the following:
- a CDS encoding ABC transporter substrate-binding protein — translation MKMNPLARFASLCFAVAAGTALTLGGAKAADDSVKIGFITDLSGLYADIDGQGGLEAIRMAVADFGGKVNGKPITVLYADHQNKADIAASRAREWFDRDGVDMLIGGTNSATGLSMNTVAGEKHKVYINVGAGADTLTNEQCTPYTIHYAYDTTALANGTGSAVTKQGGKTWYFLTADYAFGKALEKATSDVVKANGGQVLGAVRHPLSASDFSSFLLQAQASKAQILGLANAGGDTVNSIKAAKEFGIPKTMKIAALLMFIDDVHSLGLETTQGLVLTDSWYWNKDAETRKWSQRYFEKTKKMPSSLQAADYSATMNYLKAVQAVGSTDPDKVMAQLRKTKIDDFYAKGYIRQDGSMIHDMYLMQVKTPAESKEPWDYYKIMATIPGEQAFTTKAQTRCALWK, via the coding sequence ATGAAAATGAATCCACTCGCACGGTTTGCCTCACTCTGCTTCGCGGTTGCCGCCGGCACCGCACTGACGCTCGGTGGCGCGAAAGCGGCCGACGATAGCGTGAAGATCGGCTTCATCACCGACTTGTCGGGGCTGTACGCGGATATCGACGGGCAGGGCGGTCTCGAAGCGATCCGCATGGCGGTTGCCGACTTCGGCGGCAAGGTCAACGGCAAGCCGATTACCGTGCTGTACGCGGATCACCAGAACAAGGCGGACATCGCCGCGTCGCGCGCGCGCGAATGGTTCGACCGCGACGGCGTCGACATGCTGATCGGCGGCACGAACTCGGCGACCGGTCTGTCGATGAACACGGTCGCGGGCGAGAAGCACAAGGTCTATATCAACGTCGGCGCCGGCGCCGATACGCTGACCAACGAGCAATGCACGCCGTACACGATTCACTACGCGTACGACACGACCGCGCTCGCAAACGGCACCGGCTCGGCGGTGACCAAGCAGGGCGGCAAGACGTGGTACTTCCTGACGGCAGACTACGCGTTCGGCAAGGCGCTCGAAAAAGCGACTTCCGACGTCGTGAAGGCGAACGGCGGCCAGGTGCTCGGCGCGGTGCGTCATCCGCTGTCGGCATCGGACTTCTCGTCGTTCCTGCTGCAGGCGCAGGCATCGAAGGCACAGATCCTCGGCCTCGCGAACGCGGGCGGCGATACGGTCAATTCGATCAAGGCCGCGAAAGAGTTCGGCATTCCGAAGACGATGAAAATCGCCGCGCTGCTGATGTTCATCGACGACGTGCACAGCCTCGGGCTGGAAACCACGCAAGGTCTCGTGCTGACCGACAGCTGGTACTGGAACAAGGACGCCGAGACGCGCAAGTGGTCGCAGCGCTACTTCGAGAAGACGAAGAAGATGCCGTCGAGCCTGCAGGCGGCTGACTACTCGGCGACGATGAACTATCTGAAGGCGGTGCAGGCGGTCGGCTCGACCGATCCGGACAAGGTGATGGCGCAGCTGCGCAAGACCAAGATCGACGACTTCTATGCGAAGGGCTACATCCGTCAGGACGGCAGCATGATCCACGACATGTACCTGATGCAGGTGAAGACGCCGGCCGAATCGAAGGAGCCGTGGGACTACTACAAGATCATGGCGACGATTCCGGGCGAGCAGGCGTTCACGACCAAGGCGCAGACTCGCTGCGCGTTGTGGAAGTAA
- a CDS encoding ABC transporter ATP-binding protein: MILGDTILETRGLTREFKGFVAVNGVNLRVRRGSIHALIGPNGAGKTTCFNLLTKFLEPTAGQIVFNGVDITSERPAQIARRGIIRSFQISAVFPHLTALQNVRIGLQRSLGTAFHFWKSERTLRSLDDRAMDLLTQVGLTDFADTLTVELAYGRKRALEIATTLAMEPELMLLDEPTQGMGHEDVDRVTALIKKVSAGRTILMVEHNMNVIAGISDTITVLQRGEVLAEGSYADVSKNPLVMQAYMGSADAALAGAHA; the protein is encoded by the coding sequence ATGATTCTCGGCGATACGATTCTCGAAACGCGCGGTCTCACCCGTGAGTTCAAAGGCTTTGTCGCCGTGAACGGTGTGAACCTGCGCGTGCGCCGTGGCTCGATCCATGCGTTGATCGGCCCCAACGGGGCAGGCAAGACCACTTGCTTCAATCTGCTTACCAAATTTCTTGAACCCACCGCGGGTCAGATCGTCTTCAACGGTGTCGATATCACCAGTGAACGTCCCGCGCAGATTGCGCGGCGCGGCATCATCCGTTCGTTCCAGATTTCCGCGGTGTTTCCGCATCTGACGGCATTGCAGAACGTGCGCATCGGTTTGCAGCGCTCGCTCGGCACCGCGTTTCACTTCTGGAAAAGCGAGCGTACGCTGCGCAGTCTCGACGATCGCGCGATGGATCTGTTGACCCAGGTCGGCCTGACCGATTTCGCCGATACGTTGACCGTCGAACTCGCCTACGGTCGCAAGCGCGCGCTCGAAATCGCCACCACGCTTGCGATGGAACCGGAGCTGATGCTGCTCGACGAGCCGACCCAAGGCATGGGCCATGAAGATGTCGATCGCGTGACCGCGCTGATCAAAAAAGTATCGGCGGGCCGCACGATTCTGATGGTCGAACACAATATGAACGTGATCGCCGGTATCTCCGACACGATCACCGTACTGCAACGGGGTGAAGTGCTGGCCGAAGGCAGTTACGCGGACGTGTCGAAGAATCCGCTCGTGATGCAAGCCTATATGGGCAGCGCCGACGCGGCGCTGGCCGGAGCCCACGCATGA
- a CDS encoding ABC transporter ATP-binding protein, producing MNTTVEREGLEANQTKNGAAALEISGLQAWYGESHILHGVDLTVGRGEVVTLLGRNGAGRTTTLRAIMGLTGRRTGSIRIAGRETIDLPTHRIAHCGIGYCPEERGIFSSLSCEENLLLPPPVGDKAHMMSLEEIYAMFPNLHERRMSQGTRLSGGEQQMLAVARILRTGANLLLLDEISEGLAPVIVQALARMIVTLKGRGYTIVMVEQNFRFAAPLADRFYVMEHGTIVEHFEAHELEGKMPVLHDLLGV from the coding sequence ATGAATACGACTGTCGAGCGCGAAGGCCTCGAAGCGAACCAAACGAAAAACGGCGCAGCCGCGCTGGAAATCTCGGGACTGCAAGCCTGGTACGGGGAATCCCACATCCTGCACGGCGTCGATCTGACGGTCGGCCGCGGCGAGGTCGTCACGCTGCTCGGGCGCAACGGCGCGGGACGCACCACGACGCTACGCGCGATCATGGGTCTGACGGGGCGGCGCACCGGCTCGATTCGCATTGCCGGACGCGAGACGATCGATCTGCCCACGCATCGCATCGCGCATTGCGGCATTGGCTATTGCCCGGAGGAGCGCGGTATTTTTTCGAGCCTGTCGTGTGAGGAAAATCTGCTGCTGCCGCCGCCCGTCGGCGACAAGGCGCACATGATGTCGCTCGAAGAAATCTACGCGATGTTCCCGAATCTGCACGAACGCCGCATGAGCCAGGGCACACGTCTGTCGGGCGGCGAACAGCAGATGCTCGCGGTCGCGCGGATTCTGCGTACCGGCGCGAATCTGCTGCTGCTCGACGAAATCTCGGAAGGCCTCGCGCCGGTGATCGTGCAAGCGCTCGCGCGCATGATCGTCACGTTGAAGGGACGTGGCTACACGATCGTGATGGTCGAGCAGAACTTCCGCTTCGCCGCGCCGCTCGCCGATCGTTTCTATGTGATGGAGCACGGCACGATCGTCGAGCACTTCGAGGCGCACGAACTCGAAGGCAAGATGCCGGTGCTGCACGATTTGCTGGGCGTATAA